The following DNA comes from Methanosarcina vacuolata Z-761.
CCAGAGCTCCTGTACAGGCTGCCTGGACGAGAATGAAGGTCACAAGGCAGATCGCACCGCAGATAAAGAGGGCTTTTGGGACATCCGATTTTGGCTGTTTATATTCGGGCCCGTAGATCGCTGCGGTTTCCCAGGCGCAGGCACTCCACTGGGCCATCGCAAAAAGCCCGAGCAGGATCAGGATATGCTGGATGTCCCAGCTCCAATCTGTGGGAAGCCAGGCACCGGTAATATTACTGAATTCAAAGTGCCCGGTTACGAAAGGTGCAAGGGCAATAATGATAAGTGGGGCAAGCGAAAGCACGGCAAGAATGTACCCGAGCGTTGCTCCGCCGGCAAGCCCACGATAGTTGACCAGGATCAGAAGCACGAATACGACTGCGCCGGATGCAAGGTAAACAACAAGGTCAGGCACGCCTGCAAGTGCAGGGACCAGGCCTTTAAGATAGCTCCCTATCAGGATTGAGTAAATTGCAAGGACCGGATTCCAGGCAAACCAGTAACTCCAGGCACTGAAACCTCCAAGCAGTTTGCTAAGGTCATACCGGTTGTTTGCATTCCCCGTAAAAACACTCTGGGCGTACCCTGGAAGCCCGGATGCTTTTGGGAACATTGTAGCAAGTTCTCCGTAAGCAAAATTTTGCATGAAACCCTGAAAGACAGATAACGCCCAGATAATGATTGCAAAGGCCCAGACATAATTTGCAAAATAGCCTATGGAAGGCAGGATCAGCACAGGAACTCCCAGGGCAATTGCAAGGCCCTGCTTCCAATCAATTGTTCGCTGGAGCCCTTCGTTTTCACTTTTTTCGTCACTCATCTTCAAGCACACTCCTATAATTACTATAGATGGAAATTGACGATTCGCACAGCTCTTGCAGCACAAATCGACTCATAAAAGCCTGCAAATGGAAAAAGTGGAAAATCCGAAAAATTAAGTTTTTCTCAAGATATTTTCAAGAGATATTTTCTCAAGATATTTTCAAGAGATATTTTCAAGAGATATTTTCAAGAGATATTTTCAAGAGATATTTTCAAGAGATGTTTTTCTCAAGATATTTTCAAGAGATATTTTCAAGAGATATCTTCCAGAAATATCGCCAAGAAGCATTATCAGGAAATATCCTGAGAAAGATCTACAGGAGATCTGTATCAGCTTCTTCATATCTTTTTGGTTATTTCGGAGTTTTTCTTTACGCTATCTCTTTACGCTATCTGCTTTCTGAAGAGGTTACAGGAATTAATCTTAATATCGAGCAACTTTTCGATGTTCATTTTTGCAGCAATACCTTTTGCAGCGCCTGGCACTGACGTTATAACTCCAATGTCGAGTTCTTCACGCAGCTCACGCATAACGTGCTCGTCTACAAGATCCATCTTGTCGACCCCGAGTTTCTTTGCAACGTATTCTTTTGCCTCTCCTATGCGCATATTCTTTGAGAACTCCATCCTTGCAACAAGGTCTCCTGAAGCCCTAATTCCAGTCATACCTGAAGCCATTATGTGGGAAATCGGCATACCCATTGGGTCACCGACTCCGATCTATATGCCGTCGACGCCTGCAATTTCGACCATCGCCTTGCTTGCTCTGGTAACTGCATCAATAGGGGGAGTTTCAAGCATAGGAATTCCGCCAACTCCCATACCCATATTTACATGACAGGGAATTGGAGAAGCTCCTACTGCAGCCTTGATGAAAGTAACTGCACGGGCAAGGTTCCAGGCTGAGGTTTTGCTGGTGTTGGTATTTACCACAGGCCCGAAAACGTTTGCTCCAGCTTTTGCAATAAGAGGAGCCTGCTGATGAGGCCAGAGACCTGCAAGGGTAATGCCGTCGTACTGGAGGTTTCCGTGCATACCAAGTACGCATTCTCCTGCCATGCCTGCTTCAATATACATATCAGGGAACTCTTTCCGAAGTGCTTCAATAGCATGGAGTGTACCATACATGTCACCGTCGCCTGCTGCACCGGTTGTGTCGAAGTTGACCCCATCGGCACCGGAGGCAAAGAGTTTCTGCATGACCCAGACCGTGTCTCTTGTCAGGTGTTCGGCAGCATGTTCCATTGATTCCCAGGCTTCCTGGATTTTGAAAGCCTTCATAAGGTCGCCAGGGTTCTCAAAAGGTCCATCAGGTGTGTAATAAAGTCCCATATTGGGCATTGCACCATAAAACAGCGGAATGACCATGTTCTGCTGGCAGACCTCCATTGCCTGGCATTCATTTGCTACGACAGGTTTTACCGGCTTGAAACTGTAATCAATGTGCCCGAGTTCCATTGTGTCAGCAGCAAAAGCACGCTCGTGCATCATGCAGCCTACAAGGCGGCTGGAAGGAATACCGACACCGCTGTTGCCCTGGTCGCCGTCAAGCCTGATAGTGCCGATATCGTGCGTTACTGGGATTTCCATTCCCTGTTCCACACTTACAGCCTTGCCTGGCATTATAAGGATCTCTGCAAGCTTGTCCATTTCATTGGCGCTCAGAGTAGGGATTTCACCAAGATCGGCAGCATTTGCAGTTCCGGCTTCAATCTCTGCAATTATCTTTTCTTTGGTAAGGTAGACACGTTTACCGTCTCCCATACGCAAAGCGTGTTCAATTGCCATTTTTATCCTCCATAAGATCAACTTAATTTAGACCAATGATATTCTTGATAATTGGGGTTCAGAGTATTGGGATTCAGAGTTATAGGGTTCAGAGTATATGGTTCAGAGTAGCATTTCCTTTGCTTTTGCGACAGCTTCGCTTGCGTTTTCAGCATAGCAATCTGCGCCGATTTTGTCAGCCCATGCCTGGGTTGCAGGGGCTCCGCCTACCATAATTTTTACTTTGTCCCTGAGTCCTTCTTCTTTGAGGAGTTCAATTACAGACTTTTGCCCCTGAAGGGTTGTGGTCATAAGGGCGGAAATTCCAATCATATTGGCATTGACTTCCTTTGCTTTTTCGATGAAGTTCCTGACCGGAACATCACGGCCAATGTCGTATACTTCAAAACCAGAAGACTGGAGCATCGTGGACACTATGGACTTTCCGATATCGTGAACGTCGCCTTCGACCGTACCGTTTACGATAACCCCGAGTTTCTTGCTCTCTGTCCCTGCCGGAAGCTCAGCTTCAAGCACTTTTACCCCTGCTGTCATTGCATCAGCAGCTATCATTACATGGGGCAGGAAAAGTTTCCCTCTCTCAAAAAGAATTCCTACCTGGTTCATGCCTGCAGAAAGACCTTTGTCAATGATTTCAGCAGGTTCCATGACCTTTTTTGCTTTCTCGACAGCTGCAAGAACTGCATCTTTTTTACAGGAGATAACTGCATCAGAAAGCTCCTGAATAAGTTCTTCTTTAGTTGCCATTTTTTGTACCTCCGTGACTGCCAGAAATTCCCTTAGTATTTGAAGAAAAAACTGAATCTGGCACTCTAATTGGATATTAATATATAAGTCCTGAATTATTTAGCCCAACCTGTAGAGTTTTTTCAAAAAAGGCGGGAACTTGAGTACTGCATGTGCATTTGAAAAGCCAGTATGCTATGACACCCCCGATGGACATAGCTCAAGTCATGAGATTTTTCAATGGTATTGAAAATTTCAACGGGATTTTGTAGAACTAAATTTCAAGTGCAGTTAATGACTGAAGTAAAAAGACATTTAGAACTTAAAACCTGTAAATTCGATATCTATGTAAAGCCTGGAAAGATAGATCAGTAAAATATGTGTCATTTTTGGTATCATATTTCCGTTGATCTGGAATTCATATGCTACCTTCTCTTCCATTTTTTAAATGTTCTTGGTGCTCTTTAAATGCTCTTGATGCGAGCCGAAAAATTCCAGCAGGCTATTAATGGTTGAAAGACTGGAAGGCCAAATATGGAGGATTCAAATTTACTCCAGAATGTACAGAGTAATTTTTCCCCTAAAAACACTCGATAGACAGTCTCATATCTGCGTTTCTAATATTTTTTGCATTTGATGGGGAAGAGATTGTTAGATAATGTTACTTCAGGTATGACCTTACCGCAATTGAGAATATCTCCTGGGAAGGGGTGTATCCTTTTTCTTTATGTTCAAATTTTTTGTCATATTCTTCTGCATCAGTTTCATTAATTTCCAATACCGGACTGTATTTATACTTCCAGTTATGCCCTTTAACAGATCCTTCTTTTAATTCTAAAGCGAGCATGCCGTAAGGGTATTCGCCATTCAGATCACTAATATTGAAGTCTTTGCTGCTTTTAAAACCGTGCTTGCAATAGTTATGGGGGTCGCCGAATATAACAATTATATTTATTCCATCGTTTTTAGCAATATCAATTGTGTGGTGAATTAATGCACCGCCTACACCTTTCCGCTGATATTTCGGTAATACACTTATGGGGCCAAAACTTGCAATTTCCATCTGAACGCCATCTTCCGAATACAACCAGGCTCTGGTGTACATAATGTTACCAATTATTTCACCATTATATTCTGCAACAAAATCAAGTTTCTTAATAAAATCAGGATGATCTCTCATGATATGTACCAAATAATGTTCATTACAGCCAGGTACATAGAGGTTCCAAAATGCTTCTCTCGTTACGTTTTCGACTTGATTGAAGTCCTCTACTTTTTCATTGCGAATTGTAATATCCATGATAAATTCCTTTCTATTGTTTTATTCGGTATATCTGGTTAGTATTAATTACGGCAATTCAATGATATTAAATATTAGCATATTGGGCTTTATATCGTTTTAAAGCAATGGTTTTTGCCTGAAATTACTGTATTTTTTCCTTTTATCTCAATAAATAGTCCTCAATTACAACTCTATTCAAGCAAAATCATGTGGGTTTACAAAAAACAGCAAATTGAATATGTGACTTTTACTATCTGATATAAAACGTAAAATATATTGAAAGTTTTGGGCTATTAGTAAATAGATATATGAGAGATGTTTTAGATGGAAACCCGATACGTGAGAGAAGTTGATGGGCGATATGAAGCAGATGTTGATATCACAGTGGAAGAATGGAAATCAATGCTTCAAAACCGTGAAATTTTTGGCGAAATATATTTAGATATGATTTTGAAATGGTATAACGAAGTTGGCCATCAAGCAACATCAAAAACAATAATGGAAAAGTATCCTTCTAACTTGATAAAGTCTCCATATAATGGAAATGTTATTGGTTTAACTAATAAAATTCTAAAACATCTAAATCGGTTTGAAGTAATCTATCCTGACGGGAAGGAAGCAAAATTTATCGTGCCATTTGAAGGGTGGTATGAAAACTGCAAAAAAGGAAAAGGTAACCATTTTGTGTGGAAATTAAGAGATGAACTATCCCAAGCATTAGAAGAACTTGGTATGGTAGATGATCAAAAATTTCAATCTGAAAAAGATTTTCTTAAAAAAGAGCAAGAAAATTTTGAGAAAGCATTACAATTGTCTGATGAGGAATTGTTAAAAAAGCTACAAAAATTGAAGCTAGAAAAGAAAATACCTAAACAAGTAACTTCACAAAAATATAATCGGAATAGTTACGTTGCAGCGTATGCGTTAAGAAGAGCAAATGGATTATGCCAATTATGCGGCAATTCAGCTCCTTTTATTAAAAAAGACGGAAGTCCGTTTTTAGAAGTTCATCACGTTCAATGGTTATCAGAGAGGGGGTTGGATGTCCCTGAAAATACTGTCGCTTTATGCCCAAATTGTCATAGGAAGATGCATGTTTTGGATTTGCAAGATGACAGAGATTTTCTCATAAAAACTTTAAAAAATTATTAACTAATTTTTACGTAGATATTCTCTTACTTTTTCTGGCCTGCTTAATCTATGCTTTTGTTAAGTCGTCCATCCCATACACCATATGAATGCATAACATTTGACCGATTACTGGAAGGTTAAATGTCTAAAACATAATAAAATAAACCAAAAGCGAAGCTTTTCTAAACTGGGTAGGAATTATGGAGAAGCTTCTCATAATCAAATACATGAGCCTAGAATAAGCATTCCTTTACTCTTAAGCAGCCAGGATTTACTCCGGATTTTTTGAAATCTTTCCCATTACGTATTTTCCTGTATACGTCAATGCAACTAAGTATATCCCGGATAACCTGTCAGCTTCTGGGAAAAATATATGTGGAATTGATAACATGAAAACAAAGATTCCGAATATAAGCCATTTAACTGAATTCACTATCCCATTTGACGGGTCAGTGGAAGAAGAACGTTTTATTTTATAATATGTCCACACTCCGAGAAGAATAGACACCGTAAAGCAAAGTGCAGCTAAAGACAATATTGCTTTTATTAATGAACCGATATCATATAATGAACCGTCGGCATACTTGTTAAAATTGATTGCTTTGATTGCGTATACTACAAGCCATAGCAATAATGAAGAGAATACGATAATTTGGACTATTGTATTATTTATAAAAAATGAAGCTGGTTCAATTTTTTTATAATTTCTAAGATTTTCAGTAACCAATCAATCACCTATCTCAACACTTAACGATTAATCTTAAACACGTCTTCCTAAATTTATCTTTTGATTTTAACCAATTTTTACTGAAGATTTTCTCAACTCATCATTCCATAGACAATAAGAATATCAGAGTTTTCACCGGTTAATAGATGGTTAAAGATCTAAAACAAGGTCTAAAACAAGATCTAAAACAAGATTTAAAACAAGGTCTAAAACATAGGAAAATAAGCCCAAAAGCGAAGCGTTTTTGAACTGG
Coding sequences within:
- a CDS encoding GNAT family N-acetyltransferase produces the protein MDITIRNEKVEDFNQVENVTREAFWNLYVPGCNEHYLVHIMRDHPDFIKKLDFVAEYNGEIIGNIMYTRAWLYSEDGVQMEIASFGPISVLPKYQRKGVGGALIHHTIDIAKNDGINIIVIFGDPHNYCKHGFKSSKDFNISDLNGEYPYGMLALELKEGSVKGHNWKYKYSPVLEINETDAEEYDKKFEHKEKGYTPSQEIFSIAVRSYLK
- the mtbC gene encoding dimethylamine corrinoid protein MtbC translates to MATKEELIQELSDAVISCKKDAVLAAVEKAKKVMEPAEIIDKGLSAGMNQVGILFERGKLFLPHVMIAADAMTAGVKVLEAELPAGTESKKLGVIVNGTVEGDVHDIGKSIVSTMLQSSGFEVYDIGRDVPVRNFIEKAKEVNANMIGISALMTTTLQGQKSVIELLKEEGLRDKVKIMVGGAPATQAWADKIGADCYAENASEAVAKAKEMLL
- a CDS encoding APC family permease; translation: MSDEKSENEGLQRTIDWKQGLAIALGVPVLILPSIGYFANYVWAFAIIIWALSVFQGFMQNFAYGELATMFPKASGLPGYAQSVFTGNANNRYDLSKLLGGFSAWSYWFAWNPVLAIYSILIGSYLKGLVPALAGVPDLVVYLASGAVVFVLLILVNYRGLAGGATLGYILAVLSLAPLIIIALAPFVTGHFEFSNITGAWLPTDWSWDIQHILILLGLFAMAQWSACAWETAAIYGPEYKQPKSDVPKALFICGAICLVTFILVQAACTGALGIEGILSEPVSPMLPIAQMTLGPIGGSLTIFMLIAAMVLIIQTAFLGASRAMYSMAEEGNLPGFFGKMNAHGTPVNAMIVIALLNMGFICLGTPAAIVAASAIGYVCANGISLLAYVKAKIDPRFSKLERPFKAPGNWQYVAFFFGLFNLPLCLIGIIYLNSLELGWTSTIVGFVVLALYLPLWYYSQNQNRTTLEKDNSLSSESII
- a CDS encoding HNH endonuclease → METRYVREVDGRYEADVDITVEEWKSMLQNREIFGEIYLDMILKWYNEVGHQATSKTIMEKYPSNLIKSPYNGNVIGLTNKILKHLNRFEVIYPDGKEAKFIVPFEGWYENCKKGKGNHFVWKLRDELSQALEELGMVDDQKFQSEKDFLKKEQENFEKALQLSDEELLKKLQKLKLEKKIPKQVTSQKYNRNSYVAAYALRRANGLCQLCGNSAPFIKKDGSPFLEVHHVQWLSERGLDVPENTVALCPNCHRKMHVLDLQDDRDFLIKTLKNY